One stretch of Podospora bellae-mahoneyi strain CBS 112042 chromosome 2, whole genome shotgun sequence DNA includes these proteins:
- the MYO2 gene encoding Myosin type-2 heavy chain 1 (COG:Z; EggNog:ENOG503NV49), whose product MSESYDVGTRAWQPDATEGWVASEVVKKTVDGDKVKLIFRLENDETKELEVSLEALQSGNDPSLPPLMNPTMLEASDDLTNLSHLNEPAVLQAIRLRYLQKEIYTYSGIVLIATNPFARVDSLYVPGMVQVYAGKQRATQAPHLFAIAEEAFMDMLRDNKNQTIVVSGESGAGKTVSAKYIMRYFATRHPSDSPGSRAKKGPEAMSKTEEAILATNPIMEAFGNAKTTRNDNSSRFGKYIEIMFDKETNIIGAKIRTYLLERSRLVFQPLKERNYHIFYQLVAGVTDKERQELGLLPIEQFDYLNQGNTPTIDGVDDKAEFKATKQSLTTIGVSEGEQAEIFKLLAGLLHLGNVKIGASRTESVLAATEPSLVKACEILGIDAPEFAKWIVKKQLVTRGEKITSNLSQAQAIVVRDSVAKFIYSSLFDWLVEIINRSLATEEVLSRVKSFIGVLDIYGFEHFAKNSFEQFCINYANEKLQQEFNQHVFKLEQEEYLREKIDWTFIDFADNQPCIDLIEGKLGILSLLDEESRLPMGSDEQFVTKLHHNYAADKHKFYKKPRFGKSSFTVCHYAIDVTYESDGFIEKNRDTVPDEHMAVLRASTNAFLGQVLDAASAVREKDLAQASSNAVKPAAGRRIGVAVNRKPTLGGIFKSSLIELMTTINSTDVHYIRCIKPNEAKEAWKFEGPMVLSQLRACGVLETVRISCAGYPTRWTYEEFALRYYMLVPSQQWTSEIRQMADAILTKALGANKVAPGMDKYQMGLTKIFFRAGMLAFLENLRTTRLNDCAILIQKNLKAKYYRKKYLAARGAIVSFQALFRGYRARKEAQELRTIKAAVTIQKNWRGFKQRREFLVIRNDVIRAQAAIKGYLRRKEIMETRVGNAVLIIQRNWRSRQQLRAWRDYRRKIVIVQSLWRGKTARKEYKVVRAEARDLKQISYKLENKVVELTQSLGTMKAQNKELKVQVENYEGQVAIWRNRHNALEARTKELQTEANQAGIAAARLEAMEAEMKKLQTSFEESTANVKRMQEEERQLRESLRATNEELEAARQQSEQSEVEKNSLRQQIAELQEALEQARRAAPVNGELVNGNGPASTAPAGLINLVSSKKPKRRSAGAEPREMDRYSMAYNPRPVSMAVPGMNRQTTLSGSTFIPGIDSIEMELEGLLADEEGLNQEVTIGLIRNLKIPSPSSNPAPTDKEVLFPSYLINLVTSEMWNNGFVKESERFLANVMQSIQQEVMNHDDEEAINPGAFWLSNVHEMLSFVFLAEDWYEAQKTDNYEYDRLLEIVKHDLESLEFNIYHTWMKVLKKKLNKMIVPAIIESQSLPGFVTNENNRFLGKLLQGNSAPAYSMDNLLSLLNSVFRAMKAYYLEDSIITQTITELLRLVGVTAFNDLLMRRNFLSWKRGLQINYNITRIEEWCKSHDMPEGTLQLEHLMQATKLLQLKKATLNDIEIIQDICWMLSPNQIQKLLNQYLVADYEQPINGEIMKAVASRVTEKSDVLLLQAVDMDDSGPYEIAEPRVITALETYTPSWLQTPRLKRLAEIVSQQAIAQQEKLEFGSQAGDFDTHSMNDLQEMEEGPGSIQASA is encoded by the exons CCTCTACGTACCTGGCATGGTGCAAGTATATGCCGGGAAGCAGAGAGCCACACAAGCTCCTCACCTGTTTGCCATTGCTGAGGAAGCTTTCAT GGACATGCTGCGCGACAACAAGAACCAGACCATCGTCGTGTCTGGTGAGTCCGGTGCTGGTAAAACTGTCAGCGCCAAGTACATCATGCGATACTTCGCGACAAGACATCCATCAGACAGCCCGGGATCGAGGGCAAAGAAGGGCCCAGAGGCGATGAGCAAGACCGAAGAGGCTATTCTggccaccaaccccatcatgGAAGCCTTCGGTAACGCCAAGACGACGAGAAACGACAACTCCTCGCGGTTCGGAAAGTACATTGAAATCATGTTCGACAAGGAAACAAATATTATCGGAGCTAAGATCAGGACATATTTGCTGGAACGGTCGAGATTGGTCTTCCAGCCGCTCAAGGAGAGGAATTATCACATTTTCTACCAGCTCGTGGCCGGTGTGACAGACAAGGAGCGCCAGGAGCTAGGTCTGCTGCCTATTGAGCAGTTTGACTACCTCAACCAGGGCAACACCCCGACGATTGACGGCGTGGACGACAAGGCGGAATTCAAGGCGACGAAGCAGTCGCTGACGACGATTGGTGTGAGCGAGGGCGAGCAGGCCGAGATCTTTAAGCTGCTTGCTGGTTTGCTCCACCTCGGCAACGTCAAGATCGGGGCGTCCAGGACGGAAAGCGTGCTCGCTGCGACGGAGCCATCGTTGGTCAAGGCTTGCGAGATTCTCGGTATTGATGCCCCCGAGTTTGCCAAGTGGATTGTCAAGAAGCAGCTTGTCACTCGTGGCGAGAAGATCACTTCGAACCTGTCGCAAGCTCAGGCTATCGTTGTCAGGGATTCCGTGGCCAAGTTCATCTACTCTAGCTTGTTCGACTGGCTGGTGGAGATTATCAACAGGAGCTTGGCGACCGAGGAGGTTCTCAGCAGGGTCAAGTCGTTTATCGGTGTGCTCGATATTTACGGTTTCGAACATTTTGCCAAGAACTCGTTTGAGCAGTTCTGCATCAACTACGCCAACGAGAAGCTGCAGCAAGAGTTCAACCAGCACGTCTTCAAGCTTGAGCAGGAGGAGTATCTTAGGGAGAAGATCGACTGGACCTTTATTGATTTCGCGGATAACCAGCCCTGCATCGATTTGATTGAGGGCAAGCTCGGTATTCTTTCTCTCCTTGATGAAGAATCCAGGCTGCCTATGGGATCTGATGAGCAGTTTGTCACCAAGCTCCACCACAACTATGCTGCCGACAAGCACAAGTTCTACAAGAAGCCAAGGTTCGGCAAGTCGTCTTTTACCGTCTGCCACTATGCCATCGACGTCACGTATGAGTCGGACGGTTTCATAGAAAAGAACCGTGACACGGTTCCCGACGAACACATGGCGGTACTGCGCGCGTCGACTAATGCGTTCCTCGGCCAGGTGTTGGATGCCGCGTCGGCGGTGCGGGAGAAGGACCTCGCCCAGGCAAGCTCTAATGCGGTGAAGCCGGCGGCCGGTAGGAGAATTGGCGTCGCCGTCAACCGCAAGCCCACTCTGGGAGGCATCTTCAAGTCCTCGCTGATCGAGCTCatgaccaccatcaacagcacTGATGTGCACTACATCAGATGTATCAAGCCCaacgaggccaaggaggcgtGGAAGTTTGAGGGCCCCATGGTTCTCAGCCAGCTCCGTGCCTGCGGTGTTCTCGAAACAGTCCGTATTAGTTGTGCGGGTTACCCCACGAGGTGGACGTATGAGGAGTTTGCGCTGCGGTACTACATGTTGGTGCCGTCGCAGCAATGGACCTCGGAAATTAGGCAGATGGCCGATGCCATCCTGACCAAGGCCCTCGGCGCCAACAAGGTGGCCCCGGGTATGGACAAATATCAGATGGGTCTGACCAAGATCTTCTTCAGGGCGGGTATGCTTGCCTTTTTGGAGAACCTGAGGACGACCCGTCTCAACGACTGCGCCATTCTCATTCAAAAGAACCTCAAGGCCAAGTACTACCGCAAGAAGTATCTTGCTGCCAGGGGTGCCATTGTCAGCTTCCAGGCTCTCTTCCGGGGCTACAGGGCCCGCAAGGAGGCTCAGGAGCTGCGGACGATCAAGGCTGCGGTTACCATCCAAAAGAACTGGCGTGGTTTTAAGCAGAGGAGAGAGTTCCTCGTTATCCGCAACGATGTCATTCGCGCTCAGGCCGCTATCAAGGGTTATCTGCGCCGCAAGGAGATCATGGAGACCCGGGTTGGCAACGCGGTTCTTATCATTCAGCGCAACTGGCGCTCGAGACAACAGCTTCGTGCCTGGAGAGACTACCGCCGCAAGATTGTCATTGTGCAGAGCTTGTGGCGTGGCAAGACTGCTCGGAAGGAGTACAAGGTTGTCCGTGCCGAGGCTCGTGACTTGAAGCAGATCTCTTACAAGCTGGAGAACAAGGTCGTTGAGTTGACGCAGTCTTTGGGTACCATGAAGGCGCAGAACAAGGAGTTGAAGGTGCAGGTGGAGAACTATGAAGGGCAGGTTGCCATTTGGAGAAATAGGCACAATGCTCTGGAGGCTAGGACGAAGGAGCTGCAGACTGAGGCCAACCAGGCTGGTATTGCGGCTGCTCGTCTGGAGGCTATGGAGGCGGAGATGAAGAAGCTGCAGACTAGCTTTGAGGAGTCGACGGCGAATGTGAAGAGGAtgcaagaggaggagcgaCAACTTCGGGAGAGCCTCCGCGCTACCaacgaggagcttgaggctgCGCGCCAGCAGAGCGAGCAGTccgaggttgagaagaacTCGCTCAGGCAACAGATTGCTGAGCTTCAAGAGGCACTGGAGCAGGCTAGAAGAGCTGCTCCCGTCAACGGCGAGCTTGTCAACGGGAACGGACCGGCGTCTACTGCGCCGGCCGGTCTCATCAATCTGGTGTcgtccaagaagcccaagagaCGGAGTGCGGGTGCAGAGCCTCGCGAGATGGATAGGTACAGCATGGCCTACAACCCCCGCCCTGTCTCCATGGCTGTTCCTGGCATGAACCGCCAGACTACTCTTTCCGGTTCGACATTTATTCCCGGTATTGATAGCATTGAGATGGAGTTGGAAGGTCTCCTtgccgatgaggagggccTGAACCAGGAGGTCACCATTGGCCTTATTCGCAACCTCAAGATCCCTTCGCCATCCAGCAACCCTGCCCCTACCGACAAGGAGGTCCTTTTCCCTTCGTATCTCATCAACTTGGTGACGTCCGAGATGTGGAACAACGGCTTCGTCAAGGAGTCGGAGCGGTTCCTTGCCAACGTCATGCAGTCGATTCAGCAGGAGGTGATGaaccacgacgacgaggaggctATTAACCCCGGTGCGTTCTGGCTCTCCAACGTCCACGAGATGCTGTCTTTTGTCTTCCTCGCCGAGGACTGGTACGAGGCCCAAAAGACGGACAACTACGAGTATGACCGCCTGTTGGAGATTGTCAAGCACGATCTCGAGAGTCTCGAGTTCAACATTTACCACACCTGGATGAAGGTGCTCAAGAAGAAACTTAACAAGATGATTGTGCCCGCCATCATCGAGTCGCAGTCGCTGCCGGGCTTCGTCACGAATGAAAACAACAGGTTCCTTGGCAAGCTTTTGCAGGGCAACTCTGCTCCCGCGTACAGCATGGATAACTTGCTGTCGCTTCTCAACAGCGTCTTCCGCGCCATGAAGGCTTACTACCTTGAGGATTCCATCATTACCCAGACCATCACCGAGCTGCTCAGGCTTGTTGGCGTGACGGCGTTCAACGATCTGCTCATGCGCCGCAACTTCCTCTCTTGGAAGCGTGGTCTGCAGATCAACTACAACATCACCCGTATCGAGGAGTGGTGCAAGAGCCACGACATGCCCGAGGGGACGCTCCAGCTGGAGCACTTGATGCAGGCGACCAAGCTGTTGCAGCTCAAGAAGGCGACGCTCAACGACATCGAGATCATTCAGGACATTTGCTGGATGCTGTCGCCCAACCAGATCCAGAAGCTGCTGAATCAGTACCTGGTGGCGGATTACGAGCAGCCGATCAATGGCGAGATTATGAAGGCGGTGGCGTCGAGGGTGACGGAGAAGAGCGAtgtgttgctgctgcaggCTGTCGATATGGACGACAGCGGGCCATATGAGATTGCGGAGCCGAGAGTGATTACTGCTTTGGAGACTTATACACCGTCTT GGCTCCAAACCCCACGGTTGAAGCGCCTAGCCGAGATTGTCTCCCAGCAGGCTATTGCCCAGCAGGAGAAGCTCGAGTTTGGGTCGCAGGCGGGCGACTTTGACACGCACAGCATGAATGATCTtcaggagatggaggagggccCGGGATCGATACAGGCGAGCGCCTAG
- the FAP7 gene encoding factor activating pos9 (BUSCO:EOG09264XPY; COG:F; EggNog:ENOG503P1RA), whose protein sequence is MTRTLPNIILTGTPGTGKTTHASLLAERTPLRHLSINDVVKDKGCHEGFDEEYQSWIVDEDKLLDAIEEQVKEGGWIIDWHACDLFPKSWVDLVVVLRAGTEVLFDRLSKRNYPDHKLQENLDSEIMDVLLQEARDSYDEEIVVELQSGDADELEANVERIEAWLEQWKKDNNQN, encoded by the exons ATGACAAGAACCCTCCCAAACATAATCCTAACCGGCACCCCAGGCACAGGCAAAACAACCCACGCCTCCCTCCTAGCCGAGCGCACCCCCCTCCGGCACCTCTCCATCAACGACGTCGTAAAAGACAAGGGCTGCCACGAGGGCTTCGACGAAGAATACCAGTCCTGGATCGTAGACGAGGACAAGCTCCTCGACGCGATCGAGGAGCAGGTcaaggaaggggggtggatCATCGACTGGCATGCCTGCGACCTCTTCCCCAAGAGCTGGGTTgacttggtggttgtgttgcGCGCCGGGACGGAGGTGTTGTTTGATCGGCTGAGTAAACG AAACTACCCCGACCACAAACTCCAAGAAAACCTCGACAGCGAAATCATGgacgtcctcctccaagaagcccGCGACAGCTACGACGAGGAGATCGTCGTCGAGCTCCAGTCCGGCGACGCCGACGAGCTAGAGGCAAATGTCGAGAGGATTGAGGCTTGGCTGGagcagtggaagaaggataaTAACCAAAACTAA
- a CDS encoding hypothetical protein (EggNog:ENOG503PRGW; COG:S) codes for MADTLKRTFHGCLTCRKRKVRCLGGSPSCQNCSRMNITCHSSFETNLRIRVSTPTGQKLVDNRPAPPIRGPRRCLPQPPAAAPAPAFDHTHQHQQNETYPSITFGPHFSSFSLSQPPPPPPPPPPTAGYGQGQGGGLAVQVPPQYTTTTSPAAVSIPSFDNGLYNWNSSFDFACVDPSLDPGFGNGFNNGVSTGMVNSSSTMGYGDLMPGLLLPPGFATSAQMPGLVVVSSESDFAGGGGGGGVFLPGGQEGTKEWVPKRRKRSKKVVEKEGEGEGGGWSYHRPQPYHLA; via the exons ATGGCAGATACTCTAAAGAGGACATTCCATG GCTGCCTAACCTGTCGCAAACGCAAAGTCCGCTGCCTCGGcggctccccctcctgccAAAACTGCTCCCGCATGAACATCACCTGCCACTCCTCCTTCGAGACCAACCTCCGCATCAGGGTGTCAACGCCCACAGGACAAAAACTGGTGGACAACAGGCCTGCCCCCCCTATCCGGGGACCTCGCCGTTGTTTACCGCAACCCCCGGcggcagcaccagcaccagcgtTTGACCAcacccaccaacaccaacaaaacgAGACCTATCCCTCCATCACGTTCGGACCTCACTTTTCGTCGTTTTCCCTgtctcaaccaccaccaccaccacccccaccaccaccgacagcGGGTTATGGGCAGGGTcagggtggtggattggcCGTTCAAGTCCCACCACAGtataccaccaccacctctccagCAGCGGTTTCGATCCCTAGTTTCGACAACGGGCTGTACAACTGGAACAGCAGCTTTGACTTTGCGTGTGTAGATCCCAGCCTTGACCCCGGTTTTGGGAATGGATTCAACAATGGGGTTTCGACGGGGATGgtgaacagcagcagcacgaTGGGGTACGGGGATTTGATGCCtggactgctgctgccgccggggTTTGCTACTTCGGCGCAGATgcctgggttggtggtggtatcgtCGGAGAGTGactttgctggtggtggtggtggtggtggtgtttttctTCCGGGGGGGCAGGAAGGGACGAAGGAGTGGGTTCCTAaacggaggaagaggagtaagaaggttgttgagaaggagggtgagggggaggggggtgggtggtcgTATCACAG ACCACAGCCTTACCACTTGGCATAG